TTAGTTGTAATAGTAACATAAATTATAAAGATTTTCGCATCGATCTGCTTGATTGTTCAAGAGATTGAGAATGATGAGCTGAATTGTTCTGTATCCGATTCTTCTATTGATGAGAgtatgattttgttttcttttttacgAATTTTTACTGAATTTTGTTTTCTGCTAGAGGTACTTTCTGTGTTCTAAGACTTTTTCTTGATTGGTTCTGAGATAAAGGGCTTGATTTACCCATGCAATTGCCCTAATTTCACATattgtttattttcattttttaatttttttattggactCGGATTCGAGTATTGACTTTTATAAGGAAGCATGCACACGCAAGCTGCTCCGGAaatccggttatcaaaaaaacaaaaacaaaaaaggaagcaTGTCACCCAATTTCGTTTTCAATTCTTGCTAGGCACATCTGTCCCGTTAAGTCAACTCCTTTCTTGTACCGTCCTTGAACGAGTTCTCAAGCAAGTCAAATACGAGCTCGATTTCCATTAGCTTGATTTATTTGTGTACTTGATTTCCATTAGTAGGATCAAATTTGAGTTGTCCTCGATGAGGGAGAATTGACAAACACTAGTTCTGTAAAGATGAGTGGAAGCAATCATAATCCAATTCCATATTGATACTTGAACTTGACTGGAACATCATcaacacagttttttttttttttttaataactcatgATGTCCAAGTCATTTTAAGTGCACCACGGCAATTTTTTGCAGATCCATCGCACTAGCGAAGAGTCCTATTATAGTCTACGTCAATGACACTTTTGACAGTGAGGAAAACAAAACATTTGCACTAGTGTTTTAGGCTCCGTTattacgagacaggtcattttttcacaatacattatttttaatttaaaaaataagtactcctatTACTTATTTCTTTTAGCGGAACGGGTCTTAGTCAAAATGAAGCATATGTCACCTACAGCATGAAAGTGAACAATTTGCCTTTCACATGCTGTGTAGTGTCATCATGTCCCCTCACAATAGTAATGCTCAACCACAAATAGCTTATGAGTTATGACAACATGCAGAGGAATCTGGAAGTTGAGTGTTTGATGCTTTGGATTATTGGATCCCTTTCTAAAAAGTAGGGATAGAAAGTAACGCTAGATTGTTCAAGAGATGAGAGTGATGAGCTGAATTGTCCCGTATATTCAATTTATTCACCATTGGGAATTATTTACTTTCCCTTTTGATTTCACCtcagttttgtttgtttttgttgttttttttcaagGGAAAATTAGTTATAAggacggtaaaatagttttcattgaaGGGAAGGACAtcagcaaaatagttttcagtggatgtctttcaacttttttgagttttttagacataaggccaaaatatgtttaggcactttcatagggttttagagtgcactttcctattatagggtttttagtgatttaggcattttcataaggAATCcaagggttttaggcactttcatagggtatccaagggttttaggcactttcgtAGGCacatttgttattttgtttgattgcaaaaggtgcttatccttgagctcaaaaaatgtaaatatgagggacttttggctaagtctccattttttcaatcgatagaagagattattttagggaaaatgacaactcaggacgtgttttaataattaataaccGTCAAGGAtatactgagaacatttgttaatactgaaaatgtccttggcgggtattaattatcaaaacacgtcattggccgtcattttcccatcatTTTACGTCAGATATAAAGTACATAGTACAAACCCGAGACACTACATTAATTGTGAGAGTCTATGagataatcaaacccaataactcaaccaatacaagaaataagtccattataaggtagaaacaaacaaagaaagaaaaagccctctaagggaagaacaccTACACGTAGGTGGGGAGACTCAAACTCCTGatctcaattttgttttctggtagaggtagttttttttttatttgaaaggcaatttttttttattaatctctaaaaataatacaaagaATAAAAGGAACAAGGATTGATGACATTATATTATGTGTTCAAGGACTCTCTTCGATTCTATTTGAGATCAAGGGCTTGTACCCAATTGTCCTAATTGAATACAAGCCATTTtgtttaaggttttttttttttttttttttctttctggggACATCTCACCCGGTAAGTCATCCCCTTCCTGGTACCGACCTTGAATAGGCTTTTAACAAGGCGAATACGAGCTTGAACTCAAGTAGGTCGAATCATTCCTATACCATCTTCGGagaaaaattatcaaatttaaATTGTCCTtgataaatgaaaattaacaaTCTTTTGAGTTGTTTATGATTATGAAATTGGGATATATAGTAGTCATTTGTTACTTAACTTGAACTTGAACATCATCAACACTGTTGTTATTGAGCAGAACAACACTGCCACAAAGGCTGTAAgcgagccaagccgagctttgtcgagctcaagcttggcttgtttactaaacaagctaaaaactcaagctcgagttcggtttgagccttaacgagccgaacccTTAACTAGCCGAGTTTAgacatttactaaacgagtctctttaatcgagccgagcttctCTTAATGAGTTGAGCTTTTATCGAACGAGCTctactcggctcatttactaaacgtgCTAAAAATTCAAGCTCGAACtcgacttgtttagtaaatgagccaaacCAAACTCGCAAGCTGCTTGGTTCGTTTGCCGCCCTAGCcacaagtaaaagaaaatgaccAACCAGTGTTCTCTCCGTCAAATGGAAGCATATATATCACCAAAAGCATGAAAAATGCAACTTGCCTTTTGACGTGTTAGTGCCATATCCCCTGGCCGTTATAATGTTCCACCACAAATAGCTAATGACAACACGTAGAGGAAAGAGTGTGAGTTATCTTTTGTGCGATAGAGTAAAAATGGAGTGACCCAATATTTGGTTTGTGACTTTTTGgtcttttgatttgattaaagaCGAATGCTATTTCCCGGTGATTGTCTTGCGTAATTATGTatttgaaaaagacaaaaaataaaaaaatgcagagGAATCTCTGAAACTAAATGGCATCTTTGATGCTTTGAATCTGTCCAATTGAATCATCATCTGGGTTTCCTTTCTGTACCTTTCTTCCTTTCTCTATTGTTATACTGGGGTCACACAGAGAGCGCGCGAGAGTGAGGGGTTTCCTTTCTgtacctttctttctttcattctgTACTTCggaagtattgaataattttccgaAAGGGAGAGACAGATTGAATAAtttccacagagagagagagagagttcggaAGGGGGATGAAGTTTGATTTTGCTGACATATAGACATGGTAGTAAAATGTAGTCGAAGTAAACTCAGTAATAATCTAGCTTGATACAATATTGTTGGGAAAAACTACCAGAAACACCACCACgaatatttttccttctttgtgCAAAGAGAGAATTGGCTAAATTATCGCAACCGCAATAACCAACAACAAGCAATCTAGGAGTCGAAAAGTAAATAGCGACAAATAATTAAGCAAACAATGAGACACCGAAATTTTTACGTAATTCCTCCTAAATTAGAGGTACGTCTACAGGAGCGTAATCGCTACCAAATCTTCTGCTATAATGACAATGGGGTTACAAGAGTTATTTCCTAACAAGCTACTAGAGGCATACAAACATCACCTTAAGGTGGATTTCAATAATGTCAACAAGATCTCACCAAATGTGGATATCCCAAACTCCTAGATGTCGTGAGAAATTTTACAATCCGCTCCGATCAACACGTAGAGCTTGACGAGGTGAAGAACATACCAGAATCTCATCAAAATCGGACTTCAAACGAGTACCCGATCATGGATCAACTGTGGACCAAAACCCTTGCACTTTCCTGCGTTTTCTGGATGCTCTTTGTTTCCTCTTGAAAAGTGATCCAGCAAAAGCCACTTCAGAGGCTAAAAAGTCTGCTGATTTCATTTGTAATTTCATTGAGAAATTACAAGATTCCCCTTTGCAATTTCAAGAATAGCAAGATTACCCCATAACATTTTGGACCCAATTAAATGAGCCCCTTTGGAACCCACCAACAAGGAGGGACCCACCCAACAAATATCGACAATCTTGAGACTGTTATAACATCTGGTTTCATAGCTCCTTTTGAATTCCTCCTTCATAGCAAATACGTGATACCTCAAACTAAATACAAACTACATATAGttcttttttaatttggacAAGTTCCAACATATAGTTCTTGATTCTTTATACGTACCTCATAATCCTTGTAGCCAATCAACTTTATGTGATTAGCATGCATGTAACCAAAATTAAATATAGTTCTTGCTTGGTGTTTTTTACTTGTgtatttgacttttttttgttgatagtAACACTCATGAATTTTCTAAGCGAATCCATGTCGACTTGAACAATTTTTATTTGGATTCATGACTACGACAAAAAAATCTTGGCATATAAGTCTAATGATAGgaatgaaataagaaaaaatatatcTAAAAAAAGATCTATGACAACCTATATTTCTTGCAAAAAGATATTAGTGAGGAGTAATGCACAAGTTTGATACTACTTAGCTAAAAATATGAGAACTCGTAACAACAaaattctgtttatttttttttttttttgatcattgtggataaaaattgggtaaaagagctagtaaaatttaaaattgtaGTATTTTTGAACACCGTCTGTAAAATTCTTGAGCCACTACTGAGAGACTATATTCATTTTCCACCTTCGTCTTAGGTAAAATGTAGCCGAAGTAAACTCAATAATAGTCTAGCTTGATATGATATAGAAAAATCTCGAAACTCTTATTACATGCAATCAGCTAGTTTCATAGCTCCTACAGAATTTTGCCTTCGTAGCTAACATATAGTTCTTGATTTAGGTTAGTTCCAACATATAGTTCTTGATTCCTTATAAGTTATAACTACCTCCTAATTTTTATAAGGGCACCtcacaaattttgaaacaacCTATGAATTTCAAAACAACCCTTACCAAcagagctaatttttttcaggaatccataaaaatatattttaagaataactagTGGTTTGAAATCATCTTTTTAGGATCCGTAATAggcccaaaaaataaagaaaaaaattattaatttcttgCCCATTTAATGGGTACCAAACACGGCATAAAAGGGTAGAGTTTCTTGCACGGAACGCAGACCTTTTTGGTCAGCAGGATCCCCCAATCCACGAGAATGGGCGTAGACAACGTGTagaagagagggagggaaaaaaccaaaaatccgTTATTTTGCGCGTAGACAACGTGTTTCCTCCCTCATTTCCCTTCTAATtacccctcctctctctccctatctctCATATCTCCGGTGTAGGAAGAAGGCTCCAGCGATCATCCATCAGCAAAATCCATGGCGTCGGTACAATACTTTTTATCTTCTGTTTTCATTTCTCTTCATATTTAATCCCCCTCTTGTTTGTTTGCAATGTATGTACGGTTATATGTTGTTTGTATTTTCGTACTTCTGGAGGACAAATAGATTCCTGTTGACATTAATTATCATGTAGATTCAACCCCTTTTAAGGTCAGTCCATACAGAGCTTTTGTGCTTGCTTTAATTGAGTCCCGCAAGTAGACAGCGGAATTGGTCCATCATTGGTGGTAATGTGCATATCCTGGTCCGGGCACCTGAGttaccaggaaaaaaaatgttcataGTTTGGGTGTATATTTGTGATTGTAGGGTATAGAAGATTTGGCAAATTTCTATTCGTATGTGGTTCTGAATATACCAATTATGGAAATATTTCGTTTTCATTCTCAATTGTAGGGTTATTATTTACGACTTTTTGGATTGTGCATACACGTTTTGCATTTCCATGTTATAGTCCAACTAATCCAGAATTCAGAAAGCAAACCCTAGGCCTACAAAACGACGGCTAGACGATTTTTCGAAGTTTCTCTTTTCTGAATTTCTTCGTGTGGGTGTTTTCGTTCAAATTGTAGTGttgccttttttgttttggtttctaaTGTTTACATCCTCCAGACACCATGTTTTGGTTAAAGACCTTGTCGATATCTTGCGTGCGTGTACGTGTCGTGCCTGGTCTAGGTTTAAGTGTAaggatttggttttaaaaaccTTGGGAttgattcatgtttttttttcttacaatactgaaaaaatatttggtgAGTATTGGAAGATTGATTCATGTTCAAGggtatctttttcctttttccgtACCATCTTCTTTCCCTACGTTCATTCCCTTGAGGGACAGTGattttcaagggaaaaaaagagttATACCCCAGGCCATATGTCTTGCAAATccgagaagtttttcagtgccgggtgggcacgggccacttggtgccgagcaccatctcggccgtccaaacgtgttttagaCGGCCCAGATCTGTTTGGGTAACTCCGACTTGATAGTGAAACATCTACATCTATCAAAACCACGTAAATCTAGCATTTCTGGTGTGATTgtggtttttctttctttattttatgtAGTCGTTTCTCCTAGATCCAATAAGGATTGTGTGAATTCTCGTTGGGAGGTGGAGAAAGCCAGAAAGGAGATGGGGAGAGGTGATgctcttttgttgttttggaaTTTCATTAAGATTGCCTATTATGGAAAGCTATAATCAGTTTATGGGGGCCTGCCATCTATGATTCAATAAAATGCATCTCAATTGCTTCATTTTTGTTTGGACTTCTTCTGATTTAGCTTTTTTCCATTTGACATTTATATCTGCAGCAGGAAAAAGGCCGTCCGTTGCCAAAATTTGGCGAATGGGATGCGAACAACCCTGCCTCGGCCGATGGATTCACAGTGATATTCAACAAGGCTAGAGACGAGAAGAGGACTACTGGCACTGCCGGCACTATTGTGGCGCCACAGAGAAATGATAATCATGTCTACAAACAAACTGAGACGTATCATCAACAATATCCAGCAAAGGTATGAACTATCTTCTTGTGGTGTCTTAAAATCGCTTCCAGAAAAGTCTATGTTTCAAAGCTTAGTATTTTCTTTActgaaaatgcagaaaaagtGGTTGTGCTTCGGCTGCTGAGCACCCCATGGAAGGGTGAAATGTGCTTTAAAATGTGGATGGCGGGTGTGGGAAGTTTCTTGTGGAGCAGCAAAAGGCATATGATCAAACTTTCGCTTCTTTTTCACCTTGTGTTGTTTtctgtcttcttcttctccttcttcttcttcttcttcttgcttttAGATTGAgagacaaccaaaaaaattacttgacGGGATTCGATTCTTTCTGTGGGTATTACTTATTCACTTGTTGTTGATAGCAGAAAAAAACAATCATATCTACGAAAATCAATATACATCCTAGTATTATCTATCCCTATGTTCCTTCTTTAGCAGCCTATTTCATTTGGATGCATGATATGACATTTCGGAACGTGGAAACAAAAAAGGCCACATTAGATCCACAGCAGCACCATAAATCCGGGGCGCACAAACCCTCCTACGAATAGGTGTGTTAAGGATCTTTCTCTGAAGGGAAAACTGCAACCCCACAGAGTAATCGATTAACCGCCTAAAGCAAATTGGCAGGCGGAAAATATTACTGCCATCCGATATCACAGCACAAGAAGGGTAGTTATTGCCAGATGCAGAGCCTAATCTTTCTGCTTGCATAATACAGTAAGTTGCAAATAACTGGTTGATGAAACCCTATAGAAGGTTAAACTTTAGAAAGATTACTACAGTGAAAATCTTGAATTTCTTCATAACAATGCTTGCCCCTTACTTAAAaacacccacccacccccctAGAATCCGCATTCCCTTTGGTTAGCTACAGGTTACAGTACCAATAAACAGCAAGGCAAGAAGGCTGTTACtgctttaattttattttcagatCAACAGCCTGTATTTAACTTAACATAGAGAAATTTACAAAATTGGTTTTCCTTCCACTGGTAGTAATGTAACACATGAACATCCGTATCATGCCATCATCTGGAAATCTAGTGGCGTGGAGCCAAAAAGTGAAAAGAGAATTTCTGTATCTAAAGAGGAAAACTAATCGACCCTACAAAAATGACACCCTTTATGCAGAAATTCTTGCTCAGCTAGCTGCTGGATAAGAGTCTCGCTTCTGTGAACACCACCATCGACTCCAGCCTTATGTCGCCGAATTGCCAGAGCGGTAAGGCATACCCGGTCCAGACGCAATCGAAGACACTGACAGGCTCTATTTTACTGGATGGTCATATTTACAGCCAGGCCCGAACTTGCAAATTCCTTAGTGATAGTAATGCGAGCAAAACGCATTCTCAAAGTGCAAAACGCATCTTCGAGATGCgcgttgtattttttttttttcccctttccaaGACGCATTCTCAAAATGCGTTACTTGCTTATGTGGATTTTGTTGCCATGCAAGCTTCGTAAATTGACATCACGCATTTTGGTAATGCGCGATAGACtctttttataaaatgtttcaAAATATGGACATTTCTACATTTcgtttccaaaatttggacaGATCTGCGAAAAGCTCTGAAAACTCAAGCAAGCCTTTTGTTTTTAGGGGTAGATAACTCTTTTTGggttggataaaaaaaagtcatttggtGTAGATAATCCAGCGGCAGCAAATTTGTCTCACCTCTCCGATTCTCTCTCAAGATCTTTTGGTGTTTTCTGCACTTCTCTCACTAGCTCTTGAACATGGTAATTTGTTGAATTATGTTAATATGTTTATAGTTTGGGGCACTGATAGTTTTAGACAGCAATCTAGATCTGAATGGACATTCATCTTACTTGTCATTTCGTGAGCCGATGATAATTATAATATGATGATGTTATGCTTGCCATTTCTTCTTTATTGCCGCCGCAAATTTCTCTCGCATCTCTGATTTTCTCTCAAGATCAGTTGGAGTTTCTGCTATCCTCTCTAGCACTTGAATATGGTAATTTATTGAATTATCTTAATGTTTATAGTTTGAGGCACTGATAGTTTTAGACAACAATCTAGATCTCAATGGACTTTCATTTTACTTGCCATTTTGTGAGTTTGTGAGGTGATGATCTGGCCAATTATAATATGAGATGATGATGTTATGCTTGTCATTTCTTCTTTATTGTACTCATATAACATATAAAAATAGTCAAATGAAGGTTGTATACTGAATAAGCACGTTTATTTCTTGCagcaagcaaacaaacaaaggCAAAGTAATCAAGAACAGCAAGAACACAAGGACTCTATACCTattccaactttttttcatttatgtaATAAATAGATCGTAAAAAAGAATTTAACAAATAAATGGATTCGAGTGCGTTCAGCAGCGCGAGCAGTTATACCTTCTGCTGGTGTTGGTATAACAGATCAAACCCTTCGGCTACTATCCCGCTCTTGCTGCATTCGATCTTGGACGACTGTTTTTCGTATTATTAACCTTGAGGTTGCCCGCTTGGGCTTGCGCACTTGCACCCACGCTAGCTCTTGCTGACTAGACCAGGTAATTATTGTATTCATAATTCCATATAGAATTAATGCACATTTGGTTAACCTTTCCTAGAAATAGACTGTATCGATTGTATTCTTTATGGGGATGGGGACCTCCAATTGTCTACTTGAATGAAGATACTGCTGGCACAATGCGACAAGTCCTCCAAAATAGCTTCCCCATGACTCTGGTCGCGAAAGACAATTGTTGGCGTAAAATCGGCGAAATCCAATATCATACTCTTAATCGTTGTCCAGTCATCTTGGCTATTCAACTCAATTCTTTTCaccattcttattttttagagaggattttaccaatttctcctattttctctATGTCAAAAAAGTGTGTTCTTTAAAGAGAAGTATACAAAACGAGACCACTGCTCTTTTTAAAGGGACCTATGGAGAGTGCTAAAACATCCTCTAGAAACATCCCACCTCCTCAAATGGATCATCTTAGAATGTGTGTGTGGAGGCTTCTTAGAATTCTCCAACACTTACGAGAGTTCTCTAGATAGTCCTTTTTAGAATGTTCTCTAATAGTGTACATCTTTTAAGAATTGCACAAAACAATGAGCTCCGCTCAAGTCGAAATGTCAAAAAGATGCTAGGCTCCCAAAGACTTCCTTAGATTTATctgattgagttaattttttgctgCTCGAAAAAATACTTTGAAACTAATGAACAACTCAAATTATTAGTGTGGAATCAAGCCAGGATTTTACCTTTGTGGTGGTGAACATGTATactaaaatagaaataaaaagatGGACTACACCATGAATATTCATCAATTTTAGTCAAATTAAAACAACATACTAAAATAAAAGTATAATAAACGACTTTTGTCATATGCTTGTAGAGTACTAAACATGTGTAATTTCAATTTAATCCATCTACTAGAGTAAGATAAGATTGTTTCTTAATTAGGGGCTGCTCCATATTTTAATCTAGAGGTAACAAAAATGtatgaatttttcttgcatGCAAACATATATAGAATCAACACATTTATTATTGTTGAAAACATATTGGACctaatttaatttgttttattgtGCTACATGATTTTCTTACTTATAAATATAAGCGAATTTTCTTCAACTCGGAAATTGTACAAATGATCAGCGCGCaaccaatattaaaaaaatcatgcaTTTTTTGAAACCATAAGATATGCTTGAAGCACTTATAATATATAGTAATGAAGCCCGCCCTTGTTCTGTATTCTTCCAAATC
The sequence above is drawn from the Rhododendron vialii isolate Sample 1 chromosome 6a, ASM3025357v1 genome and encodes:
- the LOC131328968 gene encoding protein NOI4-like isoform X2 — encoded protein: MASEKGRPLPKFGEWDANNPASADGFTVIFNKARDEKRTTGTAGTIVAPQRNDNHVYKQTETYHQQYPAKKKWLCFGC
- the LOC131328968 gene encoding protein NOI4-like isoform X1, producing MASQEKGRPLPKFGEWDANNPASADGFTVIFNKARDEKRTTGTAGTIVAPQRNDNHVYKQTETYHQQYPAKKKWLCFGC